A single window of Arcobacter venerupis DNA harbors:
- a CDS encoding FKBP-type peptidyl-prolyl cis-trans isomerase — protein sequence MAIKNNQIVEMFYELKVQNEIIDSNLNKEAISFSYGSGQIISGLESRIIDMNEGETLDINVPAIEAYGEYDETLTQIVPIEDFEGMDLEIGMTIEAEDENNETVRATVIDVTKEDVTIDYNHPLAGCDLDFKVIIKSIK from the coding sequence ATGGCAATAAAAAATAATCAAATAGTAGAAATGTTTTATGAATTAAAAGTTCAAAATGAAATAATTGATAGTAATTTAAATAAAGAAGCAATCAGTTTTAGTTATGGTTCAGGACAAATAATCTCAGGTTTAGAAAGCAGAATTATAGATATGAACGAAGGTGAAACTTTAGACATAAATGTTCCAGCAATTGAAGCCTATGGAGAATATGATGAAACATTAACGCAAATTGTTCCAATCGAAGATTTTGAGGGAATGGATTTAGAAATTGGAATGACAATAGAAGCAGAAGATGAGAATAATGAAACAGTAAGAGCCACAGTAATTGATGTAACAAAAGAAGATGTAACAATTGATTATAATCATCCCTTAGCTGGATGTGATTTGGATTTTAAAGTTATTATTAAAAGTATAAAATAG
- the gatA gene encoding Asp-tRNA(Asn)/Glu-tRNA(Gln) amidotransferase subunit GatA, translating to MITLKEALTLASDDIKKLRDDLTSKIKQNNIGAYVEQLTSTDISQSGMGIPIAIKDNINVKNWEITCSSNILKGYISPYNATVINNLEKAGLCAFGRTNMDEFAMGSSTESSCYGKTLNPIDNEKVPGGSSGGSAAAVAAGIAIAALGTDTGGSIRQPAAYCGVVGMKPTYGRVSRYGITAYSSSLDQCGPITQNVEDAAILYDIISGYDPMDSTSANVEYEAVTPKLNANKKLTIAVIDNFVSQASPAIQKGFEKAVIALEKAGHKIIHKNMLDTDKIVSTYYIVATAEASANLARFDGVRFGNRKGDAGLKDMYVQTKSQGFGEEVQKRIMLGSFVLSSGYYDAYYIKAQKVRHLIKDEYSAIFAEADLILSPVAPTTAPKFGSFKTSLEMYLSDIYTISINLAGLPAISLPVDKDEDGMPVGLQFIAKAYDEQTLFDGALSLEKAINYNK from the coding sequence TTGATAACACTAAAAGAAGCACTAACTTTAGCTAGTGATGATATAAAAAAACTAAGAGATGATTTAACTTCAAAAATAAAACAAAACAATATAGGTGCTTATGTTGAGCAACTAACTTCAACAGATATTTCACAATCTGGAATGGGTATCCCAATTGCAATAAAAGATAATATAAATGTTAAGAATTGGGAAATTACTTGTTCTAGTAATATTTTAAAAGGTTATATCTCACCATATAATGCAACTGTAATTAATAATTTAGAAAAAGCTGGTTTATGCGCATTTGGTAGAACAAATATGGATGAATTTGCAATGGGAAGTTCAACTGAATCTTCTTGTTATGGAAAAACACTAAATCCAATTGATAATGAAAAAGTTCCAGGGGGAAGTTCAGGTGGTTCAGCAGCTGCTGTTGCTGCTGGAATTGCAATTGCTGCTCTTGGAACAGATACAGGTGGAAGTATTAGGCAACCTGCTGCTTATTGTGGTGTTGTTGGAATGAAACCAACTTATGGAAGAGTTTCTAGATATGGAATTACTGCTTATTCTTCATCACTAGATCAATGTGGACCAATTACACAAAATGTTGAAGATGCGGCTATTTTATATGACATTATTTCAGGATATGATCCAATGGATTCAACTTCTGCAAATGTTGAATATGAAGCAGTAACTCCAAAACTTAATGCAAATAAAAAATTAACAATAGCAGTAATTGATAACTTTGTATCACAAGCTAGTCCAGCAATTCAAAAAGGTTTTGAAAAAGCAGTGATTGCTTTAGAAAAAGCTGGACATAAAATAATTCATAAAAATATGTTAGACACCGATAAAATTGTATCAACTTACTATATTGTTGCAACCGCTGAAGCATCTGCAAATCTTGCTAGATTTGATGGTGTTAGATTTGGAAATAGAAAAGGTGATGCTGGACTTAAAGATATGTATGTTCAAACAAAATCACAAGGTTTTGGAGAAGAAGTACAAAAAAGAATTATGTTAGGTTCTTTTGTATTAAGTTCAGGATATTATGATGCATATTATATAAAAGCTCAAAAAGTTAGGCATTTAATTAAAGATGAATATTCTGCTATTTTTGCTGAAGCTGATTTGATTTTATCTCCAGTTGCTCCAACAACTGCTCCAAAATTTGGTTCATTTAAAACTTCTTTAGAGATGTATTTAAGTGATATTTACACAATTTCAATAAATCTTGCAGGACTTCCTGCTATTTCATTACCAGTTGATAAAGATGAAGATGGAATGCCAGTTGGTCTTCAATTCATTGCAAAGGCTTATGATGAACAAACACTATTTGACGGGGCTTTATCTTTAGAAAAAGCAATAAATTATAATAAATAA
- the rpsK gene encoding 30S ribosomal protein S11, producing the protein MAKRKVTRKKIVRKNIADGIVHIAASFNNTMVTVTDNAGNAIAWSSAGNLGFKGSKKSTPFAAQAAVEDAMAKAMEHGIKNVGIKIQGPGSGRDTAVKAVGAMDGVRVTWLKDVTPLPHNGCRPPKRRRV; encoded by the coding sequence ATGGCAAAAAGAAAAGTTACTAGAAAAAAAATTGTAAGAAAAAATATTGCTGACGGTATCGTACATATTGCTGCAAGTTTTAATAATACAATGGTTACAGTTACAGATAATGCAGGAAACGCAATCGCATGGTCAAGTGCTGGAAACTTAGGATTCAAAGGTTCTAAAAAATCAACTCCATTTGCTGCTCAAGCAGCTGTTGAAGATGCAATGGCAAAAGCAATGGAACATGGAATCAAAAATGTTGGAATTAAAATTCAAGGACCAGGTTCAGGTAGAGATACAGCTGTTAAAGCAGTTGGAGCTATGGATGGAGTTAGAGTTACTTGGTTAAAAGATGTTACACCATTACCACACAATGGTTGTAGACCTCCTAAAAGAAGAAGAGTGTAA
- a CDS encoding DNA-directed RNA polymerase subunit alpha → MKKFAETPFLPTEVEIEAISDNEAKISAYPFEDGFAITLAHPLRRLLLSSSVGYAPIAVKIEGASHEFDSLRGMLEDIAIFVINLKNIKFKINGDKEQVVVEYSFNGPREIKGEDLINSDVEIVSKDAHLATINSDCNLTFSVIIQRGIGYMPSEDIRDIVGADYIPIDAFFTPVKKVVYDIEKMLVEDNPNFEKAVFTIQTNGQISPITAFKEAVSVMYAQMSVFNKVFDLSEVTVSESGEEPLELKELVIKIDDLNLSARSFNSLDRAGLKFLGELVLMSEVEVKNIKNLGKKSYDEIAEKLESLGYPVENTLPENVASALRRKLEQLKA, encoded by the coding sequence ATGAAAAAATTTGCAGAAACACCGTTTTTACCAACTGAAGTTGAAATAGAGGCTATCAGTGATAATGAAGCTAAAATATCAGCATATCCATTTGAAGATGGTTTTGCAATTACTTTAGCACACCCTTTAAGAAGACTTTTATTAAGTTCTTCAGTTGGTTATGCACCAATTGCAGTAAAAATAGAAGGTGCTTCACATGAGTTTGACTCATTAAGAGGTATGTTAGAAGATATAGCTATTTTTGTTATAAATTTAAAGAATATTAAGTTTAAAATAAATGGTGATAAAGAACAAGTTGTAGTTGAGTATTCTTTCAATGGACCAAGAGAAATTAAAGGTGAAGACCTTATTAACTCTGATGTTGAAATTGTGTCAAAAGATGCTCACTTAGCAACAATTAATAGTGATTGTAATTTAACTTTCTCTGTAATTATTCAAAGAGGTATAGGATATATGCCTTCAGAAGATATTAGAGATATTGTTGGAGCTGATTATATTCCTATTGATGCTTTTTTTACACCAGTTAAAAAAGTGGTTTATGATATTGAAAAAATGTTAGTTGAAGATAATCCTAACTTTGAAAAAGCTGTATTTACAATACAAACTAATGGACAAATTTCTCCAATTACTGCTTTTAAAGAAGCTGTATCAGTTATGTATGCACAAATGTCAGTTTTTAACAAAGTTTTTGATTTATCTGAAGTAACTGTAAGTGAAAGTGGTGAAGAGCCATTAGAACTTAAAGAATTAGTTATCAAAATTGATGATTTAAATTTAAGTGCTAGAAGTTTTAACTCTTTAGATAGAGCTGGACTTAAATTCTTAGGTGAATTAGTACTTATGAGTGAAGTTGAAGTTAAAAATATTAAAAATCTTGGGAAAAAATCTTATGATGAAATCGCAGAGAAATTAGAATCTCTAGGTTACCCAGTTGAAAATACACTTCCAGAAAATGTTGCTTCTGCATTAAGAAGAAAATTAGAGCAACTAAAAGCATAA
- the guaB gene encoding IMP dehydrogenase has product MRIKKRALTFDDVLLVPAKSEVLPRDVCIKTKLTKKIELNIPFVSAAMDTVTEYEAAIAMARLGGIGIIHKNMDIETQALQCKKVKKSESGMIIDPITIKPSQTLQDAEDIMASYKISGVPVVDDNGILVGILTNRDMRFTKDFTQKAVDKMTVMPLVTAKEGTTLDEAADVMHANKIEKLPIVDSNNKLIGLITIKDINKKREYPNANKDEFGRLRVGAAIGVGQLDRARALVAVGVDVLVLDSAHGHSKGILDTVKAIKAEMDVQIIAGNVATAEATADLIACGADAVKVGIGPGSICTTRIVAGVGVPQISAIDECAAEGAKTGTPIIADGGIKYSGDVAKALAVGASSVMMGSALAGTEESPGEVVLFQGRKFKTYRGMGSIGAMTKGSTDRYFQEGTAADKLVPEGIEGRVAFRGSIADIIHQMVGGLRSSMGYLGSKDIPTFQERAEFVEITSAGLRESHVHDVTITNEAPNYHI; this is encoded by the coding sequence ATGAGAATTAAAAAAAGAGCTTTAACATTCGATGATGTTTTACTAGTACCAGCTAAATCAGAAGTTTTACCAAGAGATGTTTGTATTAAAACAAAACTTACAAAAAAAATTGAATTAAATATTCCTTTTGTTTCAGCAGCTATGGATACAGTAACTGAATATGAAGCAGCAATTGCAATGGCAAGACTTGGAGGAATTGGAATTATTCATAAAAATATGGATATTGAAACTCAAGCATTACAATGTAAAAAAGTTAAAAAATCAGAATCAGGAATGATTATTGATCCAATTACAATTAAACCATCTCAAACACTTCAAGATGCTGAAGATATCATGGCTTCTTATAAAATTTCTGGTGTTCCAGTTGTTGATGATAATGGTATTTTAGTTGGAATTTTAACAAATAGAGATATGAGATTTACAAAAGATTTTACTCAAAAAGCTGTTGATAAAATGACAGTTATGCCTTTAGTAACTGCTAAAGAAGGAACTACATTAGATGAAGCTGCTGATGTTATGCATGCAAATAAAATTGAAAAATTACCAATTGTTGATTCTAATAATAAATTAATTGGTTTAATTACAATTAAAGATATTAACAAAAAAAGAGAATACCCAAATGCAAATAAAGATGAATTTGGAAGATTAAGAGTTGGAGCTGCAATTGGTGTTGGTCAATTAGACAGAGCAAGAGCATTAGTTGCTGTTGGTGTTGACGTTTTAGTTTTAGATTCAGCACATGGTCACTCAAAAGGTATCTTAGATACTGTAAAAGCAATCAAAGCTGAAATGGATGTTCAAATTATTGCTGGAAATGTTGCAACTGCTGAAGCTACTGCTGATTTAATTGCTTGTGGAGCTGATGCTGTTAAAGTTGGGATTGGGCCTGGAAGTATTTGTACAACAAGAATTGTTGCAGGTGTTGGTGTTCCTCAAATTTCTGCTATTGATGAATGTGCAGCTGAGGGTGCAAAAACTGGAACTCCAATCATCGCTGATGGTGGAATTAAATATTCAGGTGATGTTGCAAAAGCATTAGCTGTTGGAGCAAGTTCTGTAATGATGGGAAGTGCATTAGCTGGAACTGAAGAGTCTCCTGGTGAAGTTGTATTATTCCAAGGAAGAAAATTTAAAACATATAGAGGAATGGGTTCAATTGGAGCTATGACTAAAGGAAGTACAGATAGATATTTCCAAGAGGGAACAGCTGCTGATAAACTTGTACCAGAAGGAATTGAGGGAAGAGTAGCATTTAGAGGAAGTATTGCAGATATTATTCACCAAATGGTTGGAGGATTAAGATCTTCAATGGGTTATTTAGGAAGCAAAGATATTCCAACATTCCAAGAAAGAGCAGAGTTTGTAGAAATTACAAGTGCAGGATTAAGAGAATCTCATGTACATGATGTTACAATTACAAACGAAGCACCAAACTACCACATCTAA
- the leuB gene encoding 3-isopropylmalate dehydrogenase has translation MSNYKISVIKGDGIGPEIVDEAIKVLNAVSKKCSFELSYKEYLMGGIAIDTTGVPLPQETVDGVLDSDACLFGSIGGEKWDTLPRELRPETGLLKFREEMGVYANLRPAIVYDELVNASTLKPEVIKGCDIMVVRELIGGIYFGQPRANDGFKAYNTMVYTKPEIVRIGKQAFELAMKRDKRVCSVDKANVLEVSQLWRDTMNELSKDYPEVTLSHMYVDNAAMQLVRNPKQFDVIVTGNIFGDILSDTASMVVGSIGLLPSASTGDKTAIYEPIHGSAPDIAGMGIANPIATILSASMMLRYSLNEIKAADMIEDAIKAALKDGYRTKDLASFDAKEVLNTTAMGDLIVKYINK, from the coding sequence ATGAGTAATTATAAAATATCAGTAATTAAAGGTGATGGAATAGGTCCAGAAATCGTTGATGAAGCAATAAAAGTATTAAACGCTGTTTCTAAAAAATGTAGTTTTGAATTATCTTATAAAGAGTATTTAATGGGTGGTATTGCTATTGATACTACGGGTGTTCCTCTTCCACAAGAAACAGTTGACGGTGTTTTAGATTCTGATGCTTGTCTATTTGGTTCAATTGGTGGAGAAAAATGGGATACTTTACCAAGAGAATTAAGACCTGAAACTGGACTTTTAAAGTTTAGAGAAGAGATGGGTGTTTATGCAAATCTTAGACCTGCTATTGTTTATGATGAATTAGTTAATGCTTCAACACTAAAACCTGAAGTAATTAAGGGTTGTGATATTATGGTAGTTCGTGAGTTAATTGGTGGGATTTACTTTGGTCAACCAAGAGCGAATGATGGATTTAAAGCTTATAACACAATGGTTTATACAAAACCAGAAATTGTAAGAATTGGTAAACAAGCATTTGAATTGGCAATGAAAAGAGATAAAAGAGTTTGTTCTGTTGATAAAGCAAATGTTTTAGAAGTTTCTCAACTTTGGAGAGATACTATGAATGAATTATCAAAAGATTATCCAGAAGTTACACTTTCTCATATGTATGTAGATAATGCAGCTATGCAACTTGTAAGAAACCCAAAACAATTTGATGTTATTGTAACAGGAAATATTTTTGGAGATATTCTTTCTGATACAGCTTCAATGGTTGTTGGTTCAATTGGATTATTGCCATCAGCTTCAACAGGAGATAAAACTGCAATTTATGAGCCAATTCATGGATCAGCTCCAGATATTGCAGGAATGGGAATAGCAAATCCAATAGCAACAATTCTAAGTGCTTCAATGATGTTAAGATACTCTTTAAATGAAATTAAAGCAGCAGATATGATAGAAGATGCAATAAAAGCAGCATTAAAAGATGGTTATAGAACAAAAGATTTAGCTTCATTTGATGCTAAGGAAGTTTTAAATACTACTGCTATGGGCGATTTAATCGTTAAATATATAAACAAATAA
- the rpsM gene encoding 30S ribosomal protein S13 has translation MARIAGVDLPNKKRMEYALTYIFGIGLHNSRLILDAVGIDYNKRAFELTEDEAAIIRKEIQDNYLVEGDLRKKVAMDIKALMDLGSYRGLRHRKGLPCRGQKTKTNARTRKGKKKTVGAATK, from the coding sequence ATGGCAAGAATCGCAGGTGTTGATTTACCAAATAAAAAGAGAATGGAATATGCGTTAACGTATATCTTCGGAATCGGATTACATAACTCTAGATTAATTTTAGATGCTGTTGGAATTGATTACAATAAAAGAGCTTTCGAATTAACAGAAGACGAAGCAGCAATTATCAGAAAAGAAATCCAAGACAACTATTTAGTTGAGGGTGATTTAAGAAAAAAAGTTGCTATGGATATTAAAGCTTTAATGGATTTAGGTTCATATAGAGGGTTAAGACATAGAAAAGGTTTACCTTGTAGAGGGCAAAAGACTAAAACTAATGCTAGAACAAGAAAAGGTAAAAAGAAAACTGTTGGTGCAGCAACTAAATAA
- the rplQ gene encoding 50S ribosomal protein L17: MRHKHGYRKLSRTSSHRKALLKNMAIAIIEREKIETTVPKAKELKRYIEKLVTVARVADLNTHRYVFAALQSKEATKKLINEIAPKYEGRNGGYTSIIKTRIRRGDATPMAFISFV; the protein is encoded by the coding sequence ATGAGACATAAGCATGGATATAGAAAGTTAAGTAGAACTTCTTCTCATAGAAAAGCATTGTTAAAAAATATGGCAATTGCTATCATCGAAAGAGAAAAAATCGAAACAACTGTACCTAAAGCAAAAGAATTAAAAAGATATATTGAAAAATTAGTAACTGTTGCAAGAGTTGCTGATTTAAATACACATAGATATGTATTTGCTGCTTTACAAAGTAAAGAAGCTACAAAAAAATTAATTAACGAAATTGCACCAAAATACGAAGGTAGAAATGGTGGATATACTTCAATAATTAAAACAAGAATTAGAAGAGGTGATGCTACACCAATGGCATTCATTTCATTCGTATAG
- a CDS encoding exopolyphosphatase, translating to MNKKYRLITRSDMDGLVCGTLLIYLDIIDEIIFVHPKDMQDGKIEVTPNDITTNLPYVDGVYLAFDHHYSETLRNEKKDNHIINANAPSAAQVVYDYYDGDNAFPGYFTGMMNGANKADSADFVEDDILNPRAWALLSFIMDSRTGLGRFKDFRISNYQLMMDLIKYCAKHNIDQILELPDVKERTDLYFKYENEFKEQLKKVTTIKDNLLVIDYRYEEIIYPGNRFMIYAMHPEQNISIHIMWAKDREKVAFSVGKSIINKSSKTNVGELMLRYGGGGHEAAGGCQIDEKDSLIVLEELIKQINQDG from the coding sequence ATGAATAAAAAATATAGATTAATTACAAGAAGTGATATGGATGGTTTAGTATGTGGGACACTACTTATATACTTAGATATTATTGATGAAATTATTTTTGTTCATCCAAAAGATATGCAAGATGGGAAAATTGAAGTTACACCAAATGATATTACAACAAATCTTCCTTATGTTGATGGAGTATATTTAGCATTTGATCATCATTATTCAGAAACATTAAGAAATGAAAAAAAAGATAACCACATTATAAATGCAAATGCTCCAAGTGCTGCACAAGTTGTTTATGATTATTATGATGGGGATAATGCTTTCCCTGGATATTTTACAGGAATGATGAATGGAGCTAATAAAGCTGATAGTGCTGATTTTGTTGAAGATGACATTTTAAATCCACGCGCATGGGCATTACTTAGTTTTATTATGGATTCAAGAACAGGTTTAGGAAGATTTAAAGATTTTAGAATTTCAAATTATCAGCTTATGATGGATTTAATAAAATATTGTGCAAAACATAATATTGACCAGATTCTTGAATTACCAGATGTAAAAGAAAGAACAGATTTATATTTTAAATATGAAAATGAATTTAAAGAACAACTAAAAAAAGTAACAACAATAAAAGATAATTTACTGGTAATTGATTATAGATATGAAGAAATTATTTATCCTGGAAATAGATTCATGATTTACGCAATGCATCCAGAACAAAATATTTCAATACATATAATGTGGGCAAAAGATAGGGAAAAAGTAGCTTTTAGTGTTGGAAAATCAATAATAAATAAATCTTCAAAAACAAATGTTGGAGAACTTATGCTTAGATATGGTGGTGGGGGACATGAAGCAGCAGGTGGTTGTCAAATAGATGAAAAAGATTCTTTAATAGTTTTAGAAGAGTTAATTAAACAAATTAATCAAGATGGATAA
- the rpmJ gene encoding 50S ribosomal protein L36, which produces MKVRASVKKMCDKCKVIKRRGVVRVICENKKHKQRQG; this is translated from the coding sequence ATGAAAGTAAGAGCTTCAGTAAAGAAAATGTGTGATAAATGTAAGGTTATCAAAAGAAGAGGTGTCGTAAGAGTAATCTGCGAAAACAAAAAACATAAACAGAGACAAGGATAA
- a CDS encoding GIY-YIG nuclease family protein gives MSYFVYILECNDGSLYTGITTDITKRLDEHNTKTCGAKYTKSRRPVKLLYDEPSSDRSSASKREYEIKKLTRLKKLELIDNL, from the coding sequence ATGTCATATTTTGTATACATCCTAGAATGTAATGATGGAAGTTTATATACTGGTATTACTACTGATATAACAAAACGTTTAGATGAGCATAATACAAAAACTTGTGGTGCAAAATATACAAAATCTAGACGACCTGTAAAACTATTATATGATGAGCCATCATCTGACAGAAGTAGTGCCTCAAAGCGTGAATATGAAATTAAAAAACTTACAAGATTAAAGAAACTTGAATTAATAGATAATCTTTGA
- a CDS encoding HIT family protein codes for MIYKNDLIKIEVESSEIPWLKIFTIEDIKEFSQCNSQTKQEIFKYLDIIEKEMLDYFNPKKINIASFGNYVPHVHFHIMARFEEDSYFPEPMWGKKQREANLDLPSFEEFYQNLKKKL; via the coding sequence ATAATTTATAAAAATGATTTAATAAAAATTGAAGTGGAAAGTTCTGAAATTCCATGGCTTAAAATATTTACTATAGAAGATATAAAAGAATTTTCGCAATGTAATAGCCAAACTAAACAAGAAATATTTAAGTATCTTGATATTATTGAAAAAGAGATGTTAGATTATTTCAATCCTAAAAAAATAAATATTGCCTCTTTTGGAAATTATGTTCCTCATGTACATTTTCACATAATGGCAAGATTTGAAGAAGATTCATATTTCCCAGAACCAATGTGGGGTAAAAAACAAAGAGAAGCAAATTTAGATTTACCCTCTTTTGAAGAATTTTATCAAAATCTAAAAAAGAAGCTCTAA
- a CDS encoding adenosine deaminase — protein sequence MKEFIKKLPKAELHIHIEGALEPDLMFRLATKNNIKIPYQTIEEVKAAYNFTNLQSFLDIYYAGANVLITKNDFYDMTWAYILKCVENNIIHTEIFFDPQTHTSRGISFDTVILGISEALKDAKEKYSITSNIIMCFLRHLSQEEAFKTFEECLSHKDKIIGIGLDSSELGHPPSKFKEVFQKAKEEGFKLVAHAGEEADYSYIYEALDLLDIQRIDHGVQAINSADLMQRLKDEQIPLTVCPNSNIELKVFDNYKQHNIKKLLDYGLNVTVNSDDPAYFKGYLNDNFINLCENIDLTKEDIIKLIRNSFNSSFISQEFKNEYINKLNNIGQN from the coding sequence ATGAAAGAATTTATAAAAAAATTACCAAAGGCAGAACTTCATATTCATATCGAGGGTGCACTTGAACCTGATTTAATGTTTAGACTTGCTACAAAAAACAATATAAAAATACCCTATCAAACTATTGAAGAGGTAAAAGCCGCATATAACTTCACAAATCTTCAATCTTTTTTAGACATCTATTATGCAGGTGCAAATGTACTTATCACTAAAAATGATTTTTATGATATGACTTGGGCATATATTTTAAAATGTGTGGAAAACAATATCATTCACACTGAAATATTTTTTGATCCACAAACTCATACTTCAAGGGGAATTTCTTTTGATACAGTTATTTTGGGTATTAGTGAGGCTTTAAAAGATGCAAAAGAGAAGTATTCAATTACTTCAAATATTATCATGTGTTTTTTAAGACATTTAAGTCAAGAAGAGGCTTTTAAAACTTTTGAAGAGTGTTTGTCTCACAAAGATAAAATTATAGGAATTGGACTTGATTCTTCAGAACTTGGTCATCCACCCTCAAAATTTAAAGAGGTATTTCAAAAAGCTAAAGAAGAGGGTTTTAAACTTGTTGCTCATGCAGGTGAAGAGGCTGATTACTCTTATATTTATGAAGCTTTGGATTTATTAGATATTCAAAGAATTGATCATGGAGTGCAAGCTATTAATTCAGCTGATTTAATGCAAAGACTAAAAGATGAGCAAATTCCTTTAACAGTTTGTCCAAACTCAAATATTGAGTTAAAGGTTTTTGATAATTACAAACAACACAATATTAAAAAACTTTTAGATTATGGATTAAATGTAACAGTAAATTCAGATGATCCTGCATATTTCAAAGGTTATTTAAATGATAATTTTATAAATTTATGTGAAAATATAGACTTAACAAAAGAAGATATTATAAAACTTATAAGAAATTCTTTCAACTCTTCTTTTATTTCACAAGAATTTAAAAATGAGTACATAAATAAATTAAATAATATAGGACAAAATTAA
- a CDS encoding 3-isopropylmalate dehydratase small subunit: MNKITGKVWNFGANIDTDVIIAARYLNSSDPEHLAKYVMEDADPDFPKKLQRGDIIVAGENFGCGSSREHAPIALKAAGVAAVVAPSFARIFYRNAFNMGLPIFELPESLEIKEGDEISIDLDNGKIINNTTNKTYDFTAIPPFMQELIAAGGLINYAKAEMGRGDK; the protein is encoded by the coding sequence ATGAATAAAATAACTGGAAAAGTATGGAATTTTGGGGCGAATATTGACACAGATGTTATTATTGCAGCTAGATATTTAAATAGTTCAGATCCTGAACATTTAGCAAAATATGTTATGGAAGATGCTGATCCTGATTTTCCAAAAAAGTTACAAAGAGGTGATATTATAGTTGCAGGTGAAAATTTTGGATGTGGTTCAAGTAGAGAACATGCTCCAATAGCACTTAAAGCTGCTGGAGTTGCTGCTGTTGTTGCGCCATCATTTGCAAGAATTTTTTATAGAAATGCTTTTAATATGGGTTTACCAATATTTGAATTACCAGAATCTTTAGAAATTAAAGAGGGTGACGAAATTTCAATAGATTTAGATAATGGTAAAATTATAAATAATACAACAAATAAAACTTATGACTTTACTGCTATCCCTCCTTTTATGCAAGAATTAATTGCTGCAGGTGGATTAATTAATTACGCAAAAGCTGAAATGGGAAGAGGAGATAAATAA
- the rpsD gene encoding 30S ribosomal protein S4 — protein sequence MARYRGPVEKIERRLDADLGLKGERRLSGKSALEKRPFAPGQHGQRRAKISEYGLQLREKQKAKFMYGVSEKQFRKYFTEAARREGNTGANLITLIEQRLDNVVFRMGFATTRANARQFTTHGHVLVDGKKVDIPSFLVKPGQKIEIKEKSKANPQVVRALELTNQTGMVDWVNVDKDKVFGIFTRIPAREEVVIPVEERLIVELYSK from the coding sequence ATGGCAAGATATAGAGGACCAGTAGAAAAAATCGAAAGAAGACTTGATGCGGATCTTGGACTTAAAGGTGAGAGAAGATTATCAGGTAAAAGTGCTTTAGAAAAAAGACCATTTGCTCCAGGACAACATGGACAAAGAAGAGCTAAAATTTCTGAGTATGGTTTACAATTAAGAGAAAAGCAAAAAGCTAAATTTATGTATGGTGTTTCTGAAAAACAATTTAGAAAATACTTTACTGAAGCTGCTAGAAGAGAAGGTAATACAGGGGCTAACCTTATTACATTAATTGAACAAAGATTAGACAATGTTGTATTTAGAATGGGATTTGCTACAACTAGAGCAAATGCTAGACAATTTACAACTCATGGACATGTTTTAGTTGACGGGAAAAAAGTTGATATCCCTTCATTTTTAGTAAAACCTGGACAAAAAATTGAAATTAAAGAAAAATCAAAAGCTAATCCTCAAGTTGTAAGAGCATTAGAATTAACTAATCAAACTGGAATGGTTGATTGGGTTAATGTTGATAAAGACAAAGTATTTGGAATTTTCACAAGAATCCCAGCTAGAGAAGAAGTTGTTATCCCTGTTGAAGAGAGATTAATCGTAGAGTTATATTCTAAATAA